The following coding sequences lie in one Apium graveolens cultivar Ventura chromosome 1, ASM990537v1, whole genome shotgun sequence genomic window:
- the LOC141660091 gene encoding uncharacterized protein LOC141660091 isoform X1, with protein MNGISVSTSPLHFLCSSKHTFTPLCNAIKINNLSLQEIPPNALLRKQDSSWRGGFSLGVDLGLSRTGLALSKGYSIRPLKVLELRGQKLELQLLHIAEKEEVDEFIIGLPISSDGKETTQSNIVRSIAGRFAVRAAERMLQKMDKQHPLCCFWGWRVYLQDENGTSADAMDLMIDIGLSKTARQDSIDAYAAMMVLERYFSQSGEGIELVLPKQLELQEKLRKGPPLDSDFFPEDDLQMCNT; from the exons ATGAATGGAATATCAGTATCTACAAGTCCCCTCCATTTCCTCTGTTCTTCAAAACATACATTTACTCCACTTTGCAATGCCATCAAAATAAACAACTTAAGCTTACAAGAAATTCCCCCAAATGCCCTTCTTAGAAAACAAGATTCCAGTTGGAGAGGTGGGTTCAGTCTAGGGGTAGATTTGGGATTGTCTCGCACTGGGCTTGCTCTTAGCAAAGGCTACTCTATTCGTCCCCTCAAG GTTCTGGAGTTAAGGGGTCAGAAACTTGAGCTTCAGCTTCTTCATATTGCGGAAAAAGAG GAGGTGGATGAGTTTATAATTGGGCTTCCAATATCTTCTGACGGGAAGGAGACCACACAGTCCAATATAGTTCGAAGTATTGCTGGAAGGTTTGCAGTTCGTGCTGCCGAGAG GATGCTCCAGAAAATGGACAAGCAGCACCCACTATGTTGCTTCTG GGGATGGAGGGTCTACCTGCAGGATGAAAATGGGACATCCGCCGATGCTATGGACCTTATGATCGATAT TGGCCTTAGCAAGACTGCACGCCAGGATAGTATTGATGCTTATGCTGCCATG ATGGTCCTGGAAAGATATTTTTCCCAATCAGGTGAAGGAATAGAACTTGTTCTTCCTAAGCAGTTGGAACTTCAAGAAAAGCTTCGGAAGGGTCCTCCACTCGATTCAGACTTTTTCCCGGAGGATGATCTGCAAATGTGTAATACATAG
- the LOC141660091 gene encoding uncharacterized protein LOC141660091 isoform X2 yields the protein MNGISVSTSPLHFLCSSKHTFTPLCNAIKINNLSLQEIPPNALLRKQDSSWRGGFSLGVDLGLSRTGLALSKGYSIRPLKVLELRGQKLELQLLHIAEKEEVDEFIIGLPISSDGKETTQSNIVRSIAGRFAVRAAERGWRVYLQDENGTSADAMDLMIDIGLSKTARQDSIDAYAAMMVLERYFSQSGEGIELVLPKQLELQEKLRKGPPLDSDFFPEDDLQMCNT from the exons ATGAATGGAATATCAGTATCTACAAGTCCCCTCCATTTCCTCTGTTCTTCAAAACATACATTTACTCCACTTTGCAATGCCATCAAAATAAACAACTTAAGCTTACAAGAAATTCCCCCAAATGCCCTTCTTAGAAAACAAGATTCCAGTTGGAGAGGTGGGTTCAGTCTAGGGGTAGATTTGGGATTGTCTCGCACTGGGCTTGCTCTTAGCAAAGGCTACTCTATTCGTCCCCTCAAG GTTCTGGAGTTAAGGGGTCAGAAACTTGAGCTTCAGCTTCTTCATATTGCGGAAAAAGAG GAGGTGGATGAGTTTATAATTGGGCTTCCAATATCTTCTGACGGGAAGGAGACCACACAGTCCAATATAGTTCGAAGTATTGCTGGAAGGTTTGCAGTTCGTGCTGCCGAGAG GGGATGGAGGGTCTACCTGCAGGATGAAAATGGGACATCCGCCGATGCTATGGACCTTATGATCGATAT TGGCCTTAGCAAGACTGCACGCCAGGATAGTATTGATGCTTATGCTGCCATG ATGGTCCTGGAAAGATATTTTTCCCAATCAGGTGAAGGAATAGAACTTGTTCTTCCTAAGCAGTTGGAACTTCAAGAAAAGCTTCGGAAGGGTCCTCCACTCGATTCAGACTTTTTCCCGGAGGATGATCTGCAAATGTGTAATACATAG